The following are encoded together in the Streptomyces sp. NBC_00358 genome:
- a CDS encoding WD40 repeat domain-containing protein translates to MNIEELLGETLREQAAEQPPPGPGLADRVLTVRRRRRTRRIASVAVAVAAAVTAAVGVPRLESGGHDVRPLGKVDPKPKAPTAAHPAQSPVRSLVAAGRTAMAAYYTQKTDWRTAHKGIRMRTYWLLDPKSGHYKKDTRWSWVAVAPGLRTAAVLEQHLPVRRIGLLDIASGKVERWIPVDHPVGGLEFSRNGTKLVATTYEENPDIMTRTGAEGIPVPVMSSRTGFYVFDVASGKGSWAAVGVQRDNQGHEINLRQDFEFCRDGRTVTGRQSGAPTVRFYDASGREVGVPEGERYNTVAAGLSPDGTRLAGEFAGKKWHTSSWILDPHTGKHLAEVRGQMLLVWADDKSLIAWDIAKGDKNEFHNRLVLVTIGSDKEVPLSGFLRGTDDSVGRWEPVFADR, encoded by the coding sequence GTGAACATCGAGGAACTGCTGGGCGAGACGCTGCGCGAGCAGGCCGCCGAACAGCCGCCACCCGGCCCCGGCCTCGCCGACCGGGTCCTGACCGTGCGCAGGCGCCGCCGGACCCGGCGCATCGCGTCCGTCGCGGTCGCCGTCGCCGCGGCGGTCACCGCGGCGGTCGGGGTGCCGCGGCTGGAGTCCGGTGGACACGACGTACGCCCCCTGGGAAAGGTGGACCCCAAGCCGAAGGCTCCGACGGCCGCGCACCCGGCGCAGTCGCCGGTGCGCTCGCTGGTCGCGGCCGGGCGTACGGCCATGGCCGCGTACTACACCCAGAAGACCGACTGGCGGACCGCCCACAAGGGCATCAGGATGCGCACCTACTGGCTGCTCGACCCGAAGTCCGGCCACTACAAGAAGGACACCCGGTGGTCGTGGGTCGCGGTGGCCCCCGGCCTGCGGACCGCCGCCGTACTGGAGCAGCACCTGCCCGTGCGCCGGATCGGCCTGCTCGACATCGCTAGCGGCAAGGTCGAGCGGTGGATCCCGGTCGACCACCCAGTGGGAGGGCTGGAGTTCTCGCGCAACGGCACGAAACTCGTCGCGACGACGTACGAAGAGAATCCCGACATCATGACGAGAACGGGCGCCGAGGGCATCCCCGTGCCGGTGATGTCCTCCCGCACCGGGTTCTACGTCTTCGACGTGGCGTCGGGGAAGGGCTCGTGGGCCGCGGTGGGGGTGCAACGGGACAACCAGGGCCACGAGATCAACCTCCGCCAGGACTTCGAGTTCTGCCGCGACGGGAGGACCGTCACGGGCAGGCAGTCGGGCGCGCCCACCGTTCGTTTCTACGACGCGTCCGGCCGGGAGGTGGGCGTGCCCGAGGGGGAGCGGTACAACACCGTCGCGGCCGGCCTGTCGCCCGACGGCACCCGGCTCGCCGGGGAGTTCGCGGGCAAGAAGTGGCACACCTCCTCGTGGATCCTCGACCCGCACACCGGCAAGCACCTGGCCGAGGTCCGCGGCCAGATGCTGCTCGTCTGGGCCGACGACAAGTCCCTGATCGCCTGGGACATCGCCAAGGGCGACAAGAACGAGTTCCACAATCGGCTGGTGCTGGTCACCATCGGCAGTGACAAGGAGGTGCCGCTCAGCGGCTTCCTCCGGGGCACCGACGACTCGGTGGGGCGCTGGGAGCCCGTCTTCGCCGATCGCTGA
- the dapA gene encoding 4-hydroxy-tetrahydrodipicolinate synthase — protein sequence MTNSDRSPAPFGRALCAMITPFTEAGALDLDGAGRLADRLVRGGCDGLVLNGTTGESPTTSDAEKSALVRAVREAVGDRARLLTGVGSSDTRHTVELALAAGEAGADGVLVVTPYYSKPPQDALEAHFTEVADASELPLMLYDIPGRTGTRIEPDTMIRLAAHRRIVAVKDCAYDLLGTQRVLARTELAYYAGCDEHALALYAVGGAGYVSTVANVVPGLMRAVLDAFDGGDTAGAARLMRRALPLIEATTGAGLPGTVTAKALLAALGLPAGPVRAPLRPADRETADGLRAVLAEVADEFTDEFTVVW from the coding sequence ATGACGAACTCCGACCGGTCTCCGGCGCCCTTCGGCCGGGCGCTCTGCGCGATGATCACACCGTTCACCGAGGCGGGCGCGCTCGACCTCGACGGCGCCGGGCGCCTCGCCGACCGCCTGGTGCGCGGGGGCTGCGACGGCCTGGTGCTGAACGGAACCACCGGCGAATCGCCGACCACCTCGGACGCGGAGAAGTCCGCGCTGGTACGCGCGGTCCGCGAGGCGGTCGGCGACCGGGCCCGCCTGCTCACCGGCGTCGGCTCGTCCGACACCCGGCACACCGTCGAACTCGCCCTGGCGGCCGGGGAGGCGGGCGCGGACGGCGTACTCGTCGTCACCCCGTACTACTCGAAGCCGCCGCAGGACGCGCTGGAGGCACACTTCACCGAGGTCGCGGACGCGTCCGAACTCCCGCTCATGCTCTACGACATCCCCGGCCGCACCGGCACCCGCATCGAACCCGACACGATGATCCGGCTCGCCGCGCACCGCCGGATCGTGGCCGTGAAGGACTGCGCGTACGACCTGCTCGGCACCCAAAGAGTGCTGGCCCGAACGGAGTTGGCGTACTACGCGGGCTGCGACGAGCATGCGCTCGCCCTGTACGCGGTGGGCGGCGCCGGGTACGTCAGCACGGTGGCGAACGTCGTACCGGGCCTGATGCGCGCGGTGCTCGACGCGTTCGACGGCGGCGACACGGCGGGGGCGGCCCGGCTGATGCGGCGGGCCCTGCCGCTGATCGAGGCGACGACGGGGGCGGGACTGCCCGGCACGGTCACCGCGAAGGCGCTGCTGGCCGCGCTCGGGCTGCCGGCCGGCCCGGTCCGGGCACCGCTGCGGCCCGCCGACCGGGAGACGGCCGACGGGCTGCGGGCGGTGCTCGCCGAGGTCGCGGACGAGTTCACGGACGAGTTCACGGTGGTCTGGTGA
- a CDS encoding YihY/virulence factor BrkB family protein, whose amino-acid sequence MGEKRPESKRRALPDTGMGTGTGPDTGAGGGAGAGAGRGTGSEADRGTGTGSGSAAAGSGERTGSGEKNGPVRLPARAWWSVAWRTVKEFRDDELADRAAALTYYGVLSLFPALLVVVSLLGVMGQRVTDELLDGVGDLAPGPAREILRDAVAQLGDSGGTGGVLAIIGLCTALWSASGYVGAFIRASNAVYDLPEGRPVWKVTPLRLGLTVTLMVLLTGSAVIVVFTGPPAERAGTAIGLGDAAITAWSIAKWPVLLVFVELMIALLYWAAPNVSGRGFRWFSPGSVVATLIWLAASAGFAVYAAGYGSYNKTYGTLAGAIIFLVWLWLTNLAILLGLEFDAEVARQRAMTHGRLPTEEPYVEPRDTRAWPPRLRALRAAREKVDSGIVPLPERAGRDAAERV is encoded by the coding sequence ATGGGCGAGAAGCGACCGGAATCGAAGCGGCGGGCTCTTCCGGACACGGGGATGGGGACGGGGACGGGGCCCGACACCGGCGCGGGAGGGGGCGCAGGGGCGGGGGCCGGCAGGGGCACCGGCAGTGAAGCGGATAGGGGCACGGGAACGGGCTCGGGCTCGGCGGCGGCGGGATCCGGGGAGAGGACCGGATCCGGGGAGAAGAACGGCCCGGTCCGACTGCCCGCGCGAGCGTGGTGGTCCGTGGCATGGCGCACCGTGAAGGAGTTCCGGGACGACGAACTCGCCGACCGGGCGGCCGCGTTGACCTACTACGGCGTACTGTCGCTGTTCCCCGCCCTGCTCGTGGTGGTGTCGCTGCTGGGTGTCATGGGGCAGCGCGTCACCGACGAACTCCTGGACGGCGTAGGGGACTTGGCCCCGGGCCCGGCACGCGAGATCCTGCGGGACGCGGTCGCGCAACTGGGCGACAGCGGCGGTACCGGCGGGGTGCTGGCGATCATCGGCCTGTGCACGGCGCTGTGGTCCGCGTCCGGGTACGTCGGCGCGTTCATCCGCGCGTCCAACGCGGTGTACGACCTGCCGGAGGGCCGGCCGGTCTGGAAGGTCACACCGCTGCGGCTGGGGCTCACCGTCACGCTGATGGTGCTCCTCACCGGGAGCGCGGTCATCGTGGTGTTCACCGGGCCGCCGGCCGAACGGGCCGGTACCGCGATCGGGCTCGGCGACGCGGCGATCACGGCATGGTCGATCGCCAAGTGGCCCGTCCTGCTGGTCTTCGTCGAGCTGATGATCGCGCTGCTCTACTGGGCCGCTCCCAACGTCTCCGGCCGCGGCTTCCGTTGGTTCAGTCCGGGCAGCGTCGTCGCCACCCTGATCTGGCTGGCCGCGTCCGCCGGGTTCGCCGTGTACGCCGCCGGCTACGGCTCGTACAACAAGACGTACGGCACGCTCGCGGGCGCCATCATCTTCCTCGTGTGGCTCTGGCTCACCAACCTGGCCATCCTGCTGGGCCTGGAGTTCGACGCGGAGGTCGCCCGCCAGCGCGCCATGACCCACGGCCGGCTCCCGACCGAGGAGCCCTACGTCGAACCCCGGGACACCCGCGCATGGCCCCCGCGGCTGCGGGCACTGCGGGCGGCCCGGGAGAAGGTGGACAGCGGGATCGTGCCGCTGCCCGAGAGGGCTGGGCGGGACGCCGCCGAGCGGGTGTGA
- a CDS encoding ArsR/SmtB family transcription factor: protein MLDVTVIEDAEAAAVSLDPIRARLLAELGVGPASAAMLAGKVGLPRQKVNYHLKTLERHGLVELAGERRKGNVTERLMRATAASYVISPLALAAVQPDPDRFRDQMSARWLLALGARLVRDVGSLVTGAAKARKRLATYALDGEVTFASAADRAAFIEELTAGVGALIRKYHDGDGEGGRPHRIVVAVHPTVRPEAVAGPGAVARTEAAADAEAPPEAEAAAGPRAVEASQDVETNAGREAAH, encoded by the coding sequence ATGTTGGACGTGACCGTAATCGAGGACGCCGAGGCCGCCGCCGTGTCGCTGGACCCCATACGGGCCCGGCTGCTGGCCGAACTGGGTGTCGGACCCGCATCGGCCGCCATGCTGGCCGGCAAGGTCGGTCTGCCCCGGCAGAAGGTGAACTACCACCTCAAGACGCTGGAGCGGCACGGCCTCGTCGAGCTGGCGGGCGAGCGTCGCAAGGGCAATGTCACCGAGCGGCTGATGCGCGCGACCGCCGCGTCGTACGTGATCTCCCCGCTCGCGCTTGCCGCCGTGCAGCCCGATCCGGACCGCTTCCGGGACCAGATGTCCGCCCGCTGGCTGCTCGCGCTCGGCGCCCGGCTGGTCCGGGACGTGGGCTCGCTCGTCACGGGCGCCGCGAAGGCCCGGAAGCGACTGGCGACGTACGCGCTCGACGGCGAGGTGACGTTCGCGTCGGCCGCCGACCGGGCCGCGTTCATCGAGGAGCTGACGGCCGGGGTCGGCGCGCTCATCCGCAAGTACCACGACGGCGACGGGGAGGGCGGGCGTCCGCACCGGATCGTCGTGGCCGTCCACCCCACGGTCAGACCCGAAGCCGTGGCCGGGCCCGGAGCCGTGGCGCGCACCGAAGCCGCGGCCGACGCCGAGGCGCCGCCGGAGGCCGAAGCCGCGGCAGGACCTCGGGCCGTGGAAGCATCTCAAGACGTGGAAACAAACGCGGGCCGCGAAGCCGCCCACTGA
- a CDS encoding SRPBCC family protein — protein sequence MPKEFEIAREYEVDVPPARMWEAITSGSGGWLWPVEYEPRQGGAGPFGSIITAWDPPHRLTVRTEDVPFPTQSLNQIDHTIEARDDGRRSWVRYVHSGIFTDDWDNQYDGADKHTDFYLHTLREYVTHFAGRPVAFATFQGPGASTADDAFAAVGRALGLADDTAEGARVRAEGPGGQAFDAVLDYRNPYFIGLRTDSALIRFFGRNRWGAPVGISVHDFAPDADAKGNETAWTGWLDGVFAG from the coding sequence ATGCCCAAGGAATTCGAGATCGCCCGCGAGTACGAGGTCGACGTTCCGCCCGCCCGGATGTGGGAGGCGATCACCAGCGGCAGCGGCGGCTGGCTGTGGCCCGTGGAGTACGAGCCCCGCCAGGGCGGCGCCGGTCCCTTCGGCAGCATCATCACCGCCTGGGACCCGCCGCACCGGCTGACCGTCCGCACCGAGGACGTCCCGTTCCCGACGCAGAGCCTCAACCAGATCGACCACACCATCGAGGCCCGCGACGACGGCCGGCGCTCCTGGGTGCGGTACGTGCACAGCGGCATCTTCACCGACGACTGGGACAACCAGTACGACGGTGCCGACAAGCACACCGACTTCTATCTGCACACCCTGCGCGAGTACGTGACCCACTTCGCCGGCCGCCCGGTCGCCTTCGCGACCTTCCAGGGACCCGGCGCGTCCACCGCCGACGACGCCTTCGCCGCCGTCGGACGGGCGCTCGGCCTCGCGGACGACACCGCCGAGGGCGCGCGGGTGCGGGCCGAGGGACCCGGCGGCCAGGCCTTCGACGCCGTGCTGGACTACCGCAACCCGTACTTCATCGGGCTGCGCACCGACAGCGCGCTCATCCGCTTCTTCGGGCGCAACCGCTGGGGCGCGCCGGTCGGCATCAGCGTCCACGACTTCGCGCCCGACGCCGACGCCAAGGGCAACGAGACGGCCTGGACCGGCTGGCTCGACGGGGTCTTCGCGGGCTGA
- a CDS encoding endonuclease/exonuclease/phosphatase family protein, whose translation MPSKRTARIGALTVAAVCSTVSAVVLTTPAQADTVHIHDIQGTTRTSPLAGTKVTDVAGIVTGVRTYGSSKGFWFQDPTPDADPATSEGVFVFTSSTPKVAVGDSVTVTGTVSEYVPGGVSTGNQSVTEIGKPTVTVVSSGNAVPAATVVDAKSVPDLYTPAGDTAASGSVNALPLDPKQYALDYYESLEGMNVQVSDARVVTATDPYAELWVTVKPHEHATRRGGSLYGSYTSQNTGRIQVQSLGATADFPAANVGDKLTGTTAGPLDYNQFGGYTLVAGQLGTLQKGGLERETTHKQARGELAVATYNVENLDPSDATFAAHASAIVNNLQSPDIVSLEEIQDNNGATDDGTVAADQTVNKLIDAIVAAGGPKYDWRSIDPVNDQDGGEPGGNIRQVFLFNPERVSFTDRAGGDSTTAVGVTKVHGKAQLTASPGRIDPANTAWTSSRKPLAGEFVFRGHTVFVIANHLNSKGGDQGLTAQYQPPTRSSEVQRHAQATVVNAFVDEILKTQKNADVLALGDMNDFEFSDTAKILEGDGELWSAIKSLPKSERYTYDYQGNQQVLDQILVSPSIRRGCDFEYDSVHINSEFSDQISDHDPQVLRFRP comes from the coding sequence TTGCCGAGCAAGAGAACCGCGCGCATCGGCGCGCTGACCGTCGCCGCGGTCTGTTCCACCGTCTCCGCCGTGGTGCTCACCACCCCGGCCCAGGCGGACACCGTCCACATCCACGACATCCAGGGCACCACCCGGACGTCCCCCCTCGCGGGCACGAAGGTCACGGACGTGGCCGGCATCGTCACCGGCGTGCGGACCTATGGTTCGTCCAAGGGCTTCTGGTTCCAGGACCCCACCCCTGACGCGGACCCCGCCACCAGTGAGGGCGTCTTCGTCTTCACCAGCTCCACCCCCAAGGTCGCCGTCGGCGACTCGGTCACGGTGACGGGCACGGTCTCGGAGTACGTCCCGGGCGGCGTCTCCACCGGCAACCAGTCCGTGACGGAGATCGGCAAGCCGACGGTCACCGTCGTCTCCAGCGGCAACGCCGTCCCGGCCGCGACGGTCGTCGACGCGAAGTCCGTGCCGGACCTCTACACCCCCGCGGGCGACACCGCCGCGAGCGGTTCGGTCAACGCTCTGCCCCTGGACCCGAAGCAGTACGCCCTGGACTACTACGAGTCCCTTGAGGGCATGAACGTCCAGGTCTCCGACGCCCGCGTGGTCACCGCCACGGACCCGTACGCGGAGCTGTGGGTCACGGTGAAGCCGCACGAGCACGCCACCCGCCGGGGCGGCTCGCTGTACGGCTCGTACACCTCGCAGAACACCGGCCGGATACAGGTCCAGTCGCTCGGCGCGACCGCCGACTTCCCGGCCGCGAACGTCGGCGACAAGCTCACCGGCACCACCGCGGGTCCGCTCGACTACAACCAGTTCGGCGGCTACACGCTGGTCGCCGGCCAGCTGGGCACCCTGCAGAAGGGCGGCCTGGAGCGCGAGACCACGCACAAGCAGGCGCGCGGCGAGCTGGCGGTGGCGACGTACAACGTCGAGAACCTGGACCCGTCCGACGCCACGTTCGCGGCTCACGCGTCCGCGATCGTGAACAACCTGCAGTCGCCCGACATCGTGTCCCTGGAGGAGATCCAGGACAACAACGGCGCGACGGACGACGGTACGGTCGCCGCCGACCAGACGGTGAACAAGCTGATCGACGCGATCGTCGCGGCGGGCGGCCCGAAGTACGACTGGCGCTCCATCGACCCGGTCAACGACCAGGACGGCGGCGAGCCCGGCGGCAACATCCGCCAGGTCTTCCTGTTCAACCCCGAGCGGGTCTCGTTCACGGACCGCGCGGGCGGCGACTCCACGACCGCCGTCGGCGTCACGAAGGTGCACGGCAAGGCGCAGCTCACCGCGTCCCCCGGCCGCATCGACCCGGCCAACACGGCCTGGACGAGCAGCCGCAAGCCGCTCGCGGGCGAGTTCGTCTTCCGCGGCCACACCGTCTTCGTGATCGCCAACCACCTCAACTCCAAGGGTGGTGACCAGGGGCTGACCGCGCAGTACCAGCCCCCGACGCGCAGCTCGGAGGTCCAGCGGCACGCCCAGGCGACCGTGGTGAACGCCTTCGTCGACGAGATCCTGAAGACGCAGAAGAACGCCGACGTGCTCGCCCTCGGCGACATGAACGACTTCGAGTTCTCGGACACCGCCAAGATCCTGGAGGGTGACGGCGAGCTCTGGTCGGCGATCAAGTCGCTGCCGAAGAGCGAGCGTTACACGTACGACTATCAGGGCAACCAGCAGGTCCTCGACCAGATCCTGGTCAGCCCGTCGATTCGCAGGGGCTGCGACTTCGAGTACGACAGCGTGCACATCAACTCGGAGTTCTCCGACCAGATCAGCGACCACGACCCGCAGGTACTGCGGTTCCGTCCGTAG
- a CDS encoding alkaline phosphatase PhoX: MSLTRRDFARQSAITGAGVVLTGSVGALATAPNALAATETVTDGAAEDAAEARHGGVGYGPLVTDPKGLLSLPAGFSYRVITYSGRTKLDSGEFTPSNHDGTSTFDGPRGATLLVNNHELKGPRAGWTYPVPLTEGLVYDPAASGGCTVVEVRHDQVAEWVGVAGTSTNCAGGNTPWGTWLTCEETEDKAGQNGMTKDHGYVFEVDPQDRRRNKNPKPVKALGRYAHEAVVVDPRRGRLYLTEDASGPNGLLYRWTPPQGFEHGHGQLATLADDAGALQAFKCFDSGGKFVDDLSRATRIGTVYGVDWVDVPDRDAGTVSVRKQFTDGQVTRARKLEGMWWGDGGVYVVSSYARAESPGQAHDGAVWFYDPGRRTLTLKVLIGVNPNPSEDGAFDGPDNITVSPYGGLVIAEDGEGIQHLFGATESGRTYPIARNELNIGTAEAPAYSEFTGVTFSPDGRTLFANIQEPGIMLAVTGPWKRQKRG; this comes from the coding sequence ATGTCGCTCACTCGCAGGGACTTCGCCAGACAGTCCGCGATCACCGGCGCGGGCGTGGTCCTGACCGGCAGCGTCGGCGCCCTCGCCACGGCCCCGAATGCGCTCGCCGCCACGGAGACGGTCACCGACGGCGCGGCCGAGGACGCGGCGGAGGCCCGGCACGGTGGCGTCGGCTACGGTCCCCTCGTCACCGACCCGAAGGGCCTCCTCTCGTTGCCCGCCGGGTTCTCCTACCGGGTCATCACCTACAGCGGCCGTACGAAACTGGACTCGGGTGAGTTCACGCCGTCCAACCACGACGGCACCTCCACCTTCGACGGCCCGCGCGGCGCCACCCTCCTCGTCAACAACCACGAGCTCAAGGGCCCCCGCGCCGGCTGGACATACCCCGTGCCGCTCACCGAGGGACTGGTCTACGACCCGGCCGCGTCCGGCGGCTGTACGGTCGTCGAGGTGCGCCACGACCAGGTCGCCGAATGGGTCGGCGTCGCGGGCACCTCCACCAACTGCGCCGGCGGAAACACCCCTTGGGGCACCTGGCTCACCTGCGAGGAGACCGAGGACAAGGCCGGCCAGAACGGCATGACCAAGGACCACGGCTACGTCTTCGAGGTCGACCCCCAGGACCGCCGCCGCAACAAGAACCCCAAGCCCGTGAAGGCGCTGGGCCGTTACGCCCACGAGGCCGTCGTCGTCGACCCCCGGCGCGGCCGGCTCTACCTCACCGAGGACGCCTCGGGCCCCAACGGCCTGCTCTACCGCTGGACGCCCCCGCAGGGCTTCGAGCACGGCCACGGACAGCTCGCCACCCTCGCGGACGACGCCGGGGCCCTCCAGGCCTTCAAGTGCTTCGACTCCGGCGGCAAGTTCGTGGACGACCTCTCCCGCGCCACCCGGATCGGCACGGTGTACGGCGTGGACTGGGTCGACGTCCCCGACCGTGACGCCGGGACCGTCTCCGTCCGCAAGCAGTTCACCGACGGCCAGGTCACCCGCGCCCGCAAGCTCGAAGGCATGTGGTGGGGCGACGGCGGCGTCTACGTCGTCTCCTCCTACGCCCGCGCCGAGAGCCCCGGCCAGGCCCACGACGGAGCGGTCTGGTTCTACGACCCGGGGCGCCGCACCCTGACGCTGAAGGTCCTCATCGGCGTGAACCCGAACCCTTCCGAGGACGGCGCCTTCGACGGCCCCGACAACATCACCGTCTCCCCGTACGGCGGCCTCGTCATCGCCGAGGACGGCGAGGGAATCCAGCACCTCTTCGGCGCCACCGAGAGCGGCCGTACGTATCCGATCGCCCGCAACGAGCTCAACATCGGCACCGCCGAGGCGCCGGCGTACAGCGAGTTCACCGGCGTCACCTTCTCGCCCGACGGCCGGACCCTCTTCGCCAACATCCAGGAACCGGGCATCATGCTGGCCGTCACCGGCCCCTGGAAGCGCCAGAAGCGCGGCTGA
- a CDS encoding TROVE domain-containing protein produces the protein MARFNTKAAKAQPTSRVTSTGRVLRTHQGGLGRERDARSELFLLAIANFVSQQTFYETGADRDDRFATLVRELAVADPSWTAALLGWLRGEGNLRTASIVGAAEYVKARLDAGATDGPANRQVIASVLRRPDEPGELLAYWTSQYGRNVPKPVKRGIADAVRRLYNGKSLLKYDTASKGYRFGDILNLVHAAPDPAKPWQGDLFQYALDRRHNPDTAVVPKSLPMVAAHRDLMALRPAKRRKVVTGAQGAQRLADAGMTWEALAGWLQGPMDKAAWEAVIPSMGAMALVRNLRNFDEAGVSDEVAARVAAKISDPAEVARSRQFPFRYLAAYQHAPSLRWSYPLEQALGHSLANVPALPGRTLVLVDRSGSMFYSRLSERSELNRADAAAIFGTALALRAADADLVEFGTTSKRVEFSTGESVLKVIGRFGDLGGTNTSEAVREHYRKHDRILIVTDEQATYSHYGDPTEQVPAHVPVYTWNLAGYRAGHGPSGKGNRHTFGGLSDVAFRLVPLLESARDADWPWA, from the coding sequence ATGGCACGATTCAACACCAAGGCGGCCAAGGCGCAGCCCACTTCCCGCGTCACGTCCACCGGCCGTGTGCTGCGCACCCACCAGGGCGGCCTCGGCCGCGAGCGCGACGCGCGCTCCGAGCTCTTCCTGCTCGCGATCGCCAACTTCGTCTCGCAGCAGACCTTCTACGAGACCGGCGCGGACCGCGACGACCGGTTCGCCACGCTGGTGCGCGAGCTCGCCGTCGCCGACCCGTCCTGGACCGCCGCACTGCTCGGCTGGCTGCGCGGCGAGGGCAACCTGCGCACCGCCTCGATCGTGGGCGCCGCCGAGTACGTGAAGGCACGCCTCGACGCGGGTGCCACCGACGGCCCCGCCAACCGGCAGGTCATCGCCTCCGTGCTGCGCCGTCCGGACGAGCCGGGCGAGCTGCTCGCCTACTGGACCTCCCAGTACGGCCGCAACGTGCCCAAGCCCGTCAAGCGGGGCATCGCCGACGCCGTACGCCGTCTCTACAACGGCAAGTCGCTGCTGAAGTACGACACCGCGTCCAAGGGCTACCGCTTCGGCGACATCCTCAACCTCGTGCACGCGGCGCCGGACCCCGCCAAGCCGTGGCAGGGCGACCTGTTCCAGTACGCGCTGGACCGGCGCCACAACCCGGACACGGCGGTCGTCCCCAAGTCGCTGCCCATGGTCGCCGCCCACCGGGACCTGATGGCGCTGCGGCCCGCCAAGCGGCGCAAGGTCGTGACCGGCGCGCAGGGCGCGCAGCGCCTGGCGGACGCGGGCATGACCTGGGAGGCGCTGGCCGGCTGGCTGCAGGGACCGATGGACAAGGCGGCCTGGGAGGCCGTCATCCCGTCCATGGGCGCGATGGCGCTCGTCCGCAACCTGCGCAACTTCGACGAGGCCGGTGTCAGCGACGAGGTGGCGGCGCGGGTCGCCGCGAAGATCAGCGACCCGGCGGAGGTCGCGCGTTCGCGGCAGTTCCCGTTCCGCTACCTCGCGGCCTACCAGCACGCGCCGTCGCTGCGCTGGTCGTACCCGCTGGAGCAGGCGCTCGGCCACTCGCTGGCCAACGTGCCCGCACTGCCGGGCCGGACCCTGGTGCTCGTGGACCGCTCGGGTTCGATGTTCTACTCGCGGCTGTCGGAGCGCTCCGAGCTCAACCGGGCCGACGCGGCGGCGATCTTCGGCACGGCGCTCGCGCTGCGGGCGGCGGACGCGGACCTCGTCGAGTTCGGCACGACCAGCAAGCGAGTCGAGTTCAGCACGGGCGAGTCGGTGCTCAAGGTCATCGGCCGGTTCGGTGATCTCGGCGGCACCAACACGAGCGAGGCCGTCCGCGAGCACTACAGGAAGCACGACCGGATCCTGATCGTCACCGACGAGCAGGCCACGTACAGCCACTACGGCGACCCGACCGAGCAGGTCCCGGCGCACGTACCCGTCTACACCTGGAACCTCGCCGGCTACCGGGCGGGCCACGGCCCGTCCGGAAAGGGCAACAGGCACACCTTCGGCGGACTCTCGGACGTGGCCTTCCGGCTGGTGCCGCTGCTGGAGTCGGCGCGCGACGCGGACTGGCCGTGGGCCTGA